Proteins encoded in a region of the Prunus persica cultivar Lovell chromosome G4, Prunus_persica_NCBIv2, whole genome shotgun sequence genome:
- the LOC109948416 gene encoding BAHD acyltransferase At5g47980-like isoform X1: MASELEVEVTHKETIKPSSATPHHLKIVNLSVFDQLIPQIYIPLLLFYPSTSSDEVNDIDHHRSLVVERSKLLKKSLSEALTHFYPFAGEFQHNISISCNDHGAAFLEAQVNCPISMILDRPDLGMLWKLLPSGHTSYLLQVQANFFECGGLAIGVNISHKVADASTLSKFINSWAAIALGSASTTDRVVPPAEFGVAASLFPPLDFLNAPQTPSSDSTNSGIKEKCITRRFVFDASKIAALKSKAATTTVPNPTRVEVVSALIWKCAAEASRSNLESAMPSAWCQTVNMRKVLVSVLAGKDLLGNVFGLVAGQREEIVEVDDHDLQSLVTILRKGIEEFKENYRNGVSGEGLCQLFKEVVNLIIRDDIDSYSCSSWCRFPFYTSNFGWGKPSWVVTPNVDSKNLIVLMDTKDGDGLEASLTLKEEDMTKFENNKEVLEYASLNPSVI; the protein is encoded by the coding sequence ATGGCTTCAGAGCTAGAGGTTGAAGTAACTCACAAGGAAACAATTAAACCATCCTCTGCAACTCCTCACCATCTTAAAATTGTCAACCTCTCTGTTTTTGATCAGCTTATTCCTCAAATTTATATCCCACTACTTCTCTTCTATCCCAGCACTAGCAGTGATGAGGTCAACGATATTGATCATCACCGTTCTTTGGTTGTTGAAAGATCCAAGCTTCTAAAGAAATCCTTAAGCGAAGCCCTCACTCACTTCTATCCTTTTGCAGGGGAATTCCAGCATAATATTTCAATCAGTTGCAATGACCATGGGGCTGCATTTCTTGAGGCCCAAGTCAACTGCCCCATCTCAATGATTTTGGACAGACCAGATCTTGGGATGCTATGGAAACTGCTTCCATCTGGTCATACAAGCTATCTTCTACAAGTCCAGGCCAACTTCTTTGAGTGTGGTGGATTAGCAATCGGAGTCAACATTTCACATAAGGTCGCGGATGCTTCTACTCTAAGCAAATTCATTAACAGCTGGGCTGCAATAGCACTTGGCTCAGCCAGTACTACTGACCGTGTGGTGCCTCCTGCAGAATTTGGTGTTGCAGCTTCTCTTTTCCCACCACTAGATTTCCTAAACGCACCGCAAACGCCTAGTAGTGACAGCACAAACTCCGGTATCAAAGAAAAGTGCATAACAAGGAGATTTGTGTTTGATGCCTCAAAGATTGCTGCTCTCAAGTCCAAAGCTGCCACTACCACTGTGCCAAATCCTACGCGTGTTGAAGTCGTCTCTGCACTCATTTGGAAGTGTGCAGCTGAAGCATCAAGATCAAACTTGGAGTCGGCAATGCCCTCCGCATGGTGTCAAACGGTGAACATGAGGAAAGTACTTGTTAGCGTCTTGGCAGGTAAAGACTTACTGGGGAATGTTTTCGGGTTGGTTGCAGGACAGAGGGAAGAAATTGTTGAAGTAGATGATCATGATCTTCAAAGCTTGGTTACTATATTGAGGAAGGGAATTGAGGAATTTAAAGAAAACTATAGAAACGGAGTTAGTGGGGAGGGTTTATGTCAACTTTTCAAGGAGGTTGTGAACCTCATCATAAGGGATGATATAGACAGCTACAGTTGCTCCAGTTGGTGCAGGTTTCCCTTCTACACATCCAATTTCGGATGGGGAAAGCCATCATGGGTTGTCACCCCTAATGTGGATTCCAAGAATTTAATTGTATTGATGGATACAAAAGATGGTGATGGCTTAGAAGCGTCCTTAACTTTGAAGGAAGAAGACATGaccaaatttgaaaacaacaaGGAGGTGCTTGAATATGCATCTTTGAATCCAAGTGTTATTTag
- the LOC109948416 gene encoding BAHD acyltransferase At5g47980-like isoform X3, with translation MILDRPDLGMLWKLLPSGHTSYLLQVQANFFECGGLAIGVNISHKVADASTLSKFINSWAAIALGSASTTDRVVPPAEFGVAASLFPPLDFLNAPQTPSSDSTNSGIKEKCITRRFVFDASKIAALKSKAATTTVPNPTRVEVVSALIWKCAAEASRSNLESAMPSAWCQTVNMRKVLVSVLAGKDLLGNVFGLVAGQREEIVEVDDHDLQSLVTILRKGIEEFKENYRNGVSGEGLCQLFKEVVNLIIRDDIDSYSCSSWCRFPFYTSNFGWGKPSWVVTPNVDSKNLIVLMDTKDGDGLEASLTLKEEDMTKFENNKEVLEYASLNPSVI, from the coding sequence ATGATTTTGGACAGACCAGATCTTGGGATGCTATGGAAACTGCTTCCATCTGGTCATACAAGCTATCTTCTACAAGTCCAGGCCAACTTCTTTGAGTGTGGTGGATTAGCAATCGGAGTCAACATTTCACATAAGGTCGCGGATGCTTCTACTCTAAGCAAATTCATTAACAGCTGGGCTGCAATAGCACTTGGCTCAGCCAGTACTACTGACCGTGTGGTGCCTCCTGCAGAATTTGGTGTTGCAGCTTCTCTTTTCCCACCACTAGATTTCCTAAACGCACCGCAAACGCCTAGTAGTGACAGCACAAACTCCGGTATCAAAGAAAAGTGCATAACAAGGAGATTTGTGTTTGATGCCTCAAAGATTGCTGCTCTCAAGTCCAAAGCTGCCACTACCACTGTGCCAAATCCTACGCGTGTTGAAGTCGTCTCTGCACTCATTTGGAAGTGTGCAGCTGAAGCATCAAGATCAAACTTGGAGTCGGCAATGCCCTCCGCATGGTGTCAAACGGTGAACATGAGGAAAGTACTTGTTAGCGTCTTGGCAGGTAAAGACTTACTGGGGAATGTTTTCGGGTTGGTTGCAGGACAGAGGGAAGAAATTGTTGAAGTAGATGATCATGATCTTCAAAGCTTGGTTACTATATTGAGGAAGGGAATTGAGGAATTTAAAGAAAACTATAGAAACGGAGTTAGTGGGGAGGGTTTATGTCAACTTTTCAAGGAGGTTGTGAACCTCATCATAAGGGATGATATAGACAGCTACAGTTGCTCCAGTTGGTGCAGGTTTCCCTTCTACACATCCAATTTCGGATGGGGAAAGCCATCATGGGTTGTCACCCCTAATGTGGATTCCAAGAATTTAATTGTATTGATGGATACAAAAGATGGTGATGGCTTAGAAGCGTCCTTAACTTTGAAGGAAGAAGACATGaccaaatttgaaaacaacaaGGAGGTGCTTGAATATGCATCTTTGAATCCAAGTGTTATTTag
- the LOC18781221 gene encoding KIN17-like protein has protein sequence MQIFGENSNRIVDGYSEEFEQSFLDLMKRSHRFSRIAATVVYNEYINDRHHVHMNSTEWATLTEFVKHLGRTGKCKVEETPKGWFITYIDRDSETLFKERLKNKRLRADMAEEEKQEREIKKQIERVAQSMPVGNGVDQGSEDEIHRIKVESGVKIGFALGSSKLGSKEKGESSKLVFDEVDDDKSKVKNSTKNGSSGGAGSLALEELMREDEKKERINRKDYWLCEGIIVKVMSKALADKGYYKQKGVVRKVIDKYVGEIEMLESKHVLRVDQAELETVIPQIGCLVKIVNGAYRGSNAKLLAVDTDKFCAKVQIEKGVYDGRLLKAVEYEDICKLA, from the coding sequence ATGCAGATCTTCGGCGAAAACTCTAATCGCATAGTCGATGGCTACTCCGAGGAGTTCGAGCAAAGTTTTCTCGATTTGATGAAACGAAGCCACCGGTTCAGCCGTATCGCCGCCACCGTGGTCTACAACGAGTACATCAACGACCGCCACCATGTTCATATGAATTCGACTGAGTGGGCCACGTTAACCGAGTTCGTGAAGCACTTGGGGAGGACGGGTAAGTGTAAGGTTGAGGAGACGCCAAAGGGTTGGTTCATTACTTATATCGATAGAGATTCGGAAACCCTTTTCAAGGAGAGGTTGAAGAACAAGAGACTCAGGGCGGATATGGCTGAGGAAGAGaagcaggagagagagattaagaAGCAGATTGAGAGGGTTGCTCAGTCGATGCCCGTGGGTAATGGGGTTGATCAAGGTTCAGAAGATGAGATCCATAGGATTAAAGTGGAGAGTGGGGTCAAGATTGGTTTTGCACTTGGGTCCTCGAAATTGGGTTCGAAAGAAAAAGGGGAGAGCTCGAAATTGGTTTTTGATGAGGTAGATGATGACAAGAGTAAGGTTAAGAATTCGACGAAAAATGGAAGTAGTGGTGGCGCGGGGAGCTTGGCATTGGAGGAGTTGATGAGGGAGGATGAGAAGAAGGAGAGGATTAATAGGAAGGATTATTGGTTATGTGAAGGAATCATTGTTAAAGTTATGAGTAAAGCATTGGCTGACAAGGGTTACTATAAGCAAAAAGGGGTTGTGAGAAAAGTGATCGACAAGTATGTGGGGGAGATTGAAATGCTTGAAAGCAAGCACGTCTTGAGAGTTGACCAGGCAGAGCTGGAGACCGTGATTCCGCAAATTGGGTGCCTCGTGAAGATAGTGAATGGGGCTTACAGAGGATCAAATGCAAAGTTGCTGGCAGTGGACACAGATAAGTTTTGCGCTAAGGTGCAGATAGAGAAGGGTGTGTATGATGGTAGACTTCTTAAAGCTGTTGAGTATGAGGATATTTGTAAACTTGCCTAA
- the LOC109948416 gene encoding BAHD acyltransferase At5g47980-like isoform X2, whose product MGVIFALKLLRVEKDYGFRARGEFQHNISISCNDHGAAFLEAQVNCPISMILDRPDLGMLWKLLPSGHTSYLLQVQANFFECGGLAIGVNISHKVADASTLSKFINSWAAIALGSASTTDRVVPPAEFGVAASLFPPLDFLNAPQTPSSDSTNSGIKEKCITRRFVFDASKIAALKSKAATTTVPNPTRVEVVSALIWKCAAEASRSNLESAMPSAWCQTVNMRKVLVSVLAGKDLLGNVFGLVAGQREEIVEVDDHDLQSLVTILRKGIEEFKENYRNGVSGEGLCQLFKEVVNLIIRDDIDSYSCSSWCRFPFYTSNFGWGKPSWVVTPNVDSKNLIVLMDTKDGDGLEASLTLKEEDMTKFENNKEVLEYASLNPSVI is encoded by the exons ATGGGGGTGATTTTTGCTTTGAAACTTTTAAGGGTGGAGAAAGATTATGGCTTCAGAGCTAGAG GGGAATTCCAGCATAATATTTCAATCAGTTGCAATGACCATGGGGCTGCATTTCTTGAGGCCCAAGTCAACTGCCCCATCTCAATGATTTTGGACAGACCAGATCTTGGGATGCTATGGAAACTGCTTCCATCTGGTCATACAAGCTATCTTCTACAAGTCCAGGCCAACTTCTTTGAGTGTGGTGGATTAGCAATCGGAGTCAACATTTCACATAAGGTCGCGGATGCTTCTACTCTAAGCAAATTCATTAACAGCTGGGCTGCAATAGCACTTGGCTCAGCCAGTACTACTGACCGTGTGGTGCCTCCTGCAGAATTTGGTGTTGCAGCTTCTCTTTTCCCACCACTAGATTTCCTAAACGCACCGCAAACGCCTAGTAGTGACAGCACAAACTCCGGTATCAAAGAAAAGTGCATAACAAGGAGATTTGTGTTTGATGCCTCAAAGATTGCTGCTCTCAAGTCCAAAGCTGCCACTACCACTGTGCCAAATCCTACGCGTGTTGAAGTCGTCTCTGCACTCATTTGGAAGTGTGCAGCTGAAGCATCAAGATCAAACTTGGAGTCGGCAATGCCCTCCGCATGGTGTCAAACGGTGAACATGAGGAAAGTACTTGTTAGCGTCTTGGCAGGTAAAGACTTACTGGGGAATGTTTTCGGGTTGGTTGCAGGACAGAGGGAAGAAATTGTTGAAGTAGATGATCATGATCTTCAAAGCTTGGTTACTATATTGAGGAAGGGAATTGAGGAATTTAAAGAAAACTATAGAAACGGAGTTAGTGGGGAGGGTTTATGTCAACTTTTCAAGGAGGTTGTGAACCTCATCATAAGGGATGATATAGACAGCTACAGTTGCTCCAGTTGGTGCAGGTTTCCCTTCTACACATCCAATTTCGGATGGGGAAAGCCATCATGGGTTGTCACCCCTAATGTGGATTCCAAGAATTTAATTGTATTGATGGATACAAAAGATGGTGATGGCTTAGAAGCGTCCTTAACTTTGAAGGAAGAAGACATGaccaaatttgaaaacaacaaGGAGGTGCTTGAATATGCATCTTTGAATCCAAGTGTTATTTag